GCGAAGTCGAACATGAGAATCATTAGATTTGATGAAGAGTCGTATCAAAAAGAAACGCAGGCGGTGATCCATCGTCTTGAGATGGATTTCGCCACTCAGGACGCGACGGTGCAAGCCATTCTGCAAGATGTGAAAGAGAAGGGCGACGAGGCTCTGCTGGAGTACACGCGTAAGTTCGACGGGCATACCGGCTCCCTGCAAGACCTGCGCGTGACGCCGGAAGAAATTAAGACCGCGTACTCGAAAATGAGCGCGGAAGAAATCGACGCTTTGAAAATTGCGGCGGAGAATATTCGATCCTTCCACGAAAAGCAAAAGCAGGAAAGCTGGGAATATTCCCTCGACGGCATCCGGCTGGGACAGAAAGTCAGCCCTCTGCGAACCGCAGGAATTTATGTTCCCGGCGGCAAGGCTTCCTACCCCTCGTCGGTATTGATGAACGCCATCCCTGCGAAAGTGGCAGGCGTTGAGCGGATCGTTATGTGCACCCCCTGTCCCGGAGGCCAGCCGAGCTGGCATGCGCTGGTCGCCGCCGATCTGGCGGGCGTGGATGAAATTTACAAGGTAGGCGGCGCTCAGGCCATTGGCGCGATGGCGTTTGGTTCGACGCTGGTGCCGCGCGTGGACAAAATCGTTGGCCCGGGGAATATTTTTGTCGCGCTAGCCAAGCGCATGGTCTTCGGCATCGTCGGCATCGACATGGTCGCCGGACCGAGCGAGATATTGATTGTCGCCGACGACACGGCCAACCCGGAATACATCGCCGCCGATCTGCTGTCCCAGGCCGAGCATGACGAAGAAGCCGTCTCCATATTGACAACCCCGTCCCAGGCCCTGGCCGAAGCGGCGCTTGAAGCCGTGAACCGGCAAAAGGAAAGACTCAAACGAGGCGCGATCGTGGACGCGTCGCTGAAAAACCAGTGCCGCCTGTTTGTGACCGAATCCCTTGAGGCCGCCGTGCAACTGGCCGACGAGATCGCTCCTGAGCATCTGGAGCTGGCGGTGGACGACCCGGTGGCGTGGGCGGCGAAGATTAACAACGCCGGCGCGATTTTCATGGGGCATTACACGCCGGAAGCGATAGGGGATTATCTGGCAGGACCCAACCATGTCCTGCCGACAAGCGGCACAGCGCGATTTTCATCGCCCCTGGGCGTTTATGACTTTATCAAGAGGACCAGCCTCATCACCTATTCGCAGGAAGCCTTGCAAAGAGCCTCAGGGACCGTGCAATGCCTCGCGGATATGGAGAATCTGGACGCGCACGCCAATGCGGTCAAGGTCCGTTTGA
This window of the Candidatus Nitrohelix vancouverensis genome carries:
- the hisD gene encoding histidinol dehydrogenase, encoding MRIIRFDEESYQKETQAVIHRLEMDFATQDATVQAILQDVKEKGDEALLEYTRKFDGHTGSLQDLRVTPEEIKTAYSKMSAEEIDALKIAAENIRSFHEKQKQESWEYSLDGIRLGQKVSPLRTAGIYVPGGKASYPSSVLMNAIPAKVAGVERIVMCTPCPGGQPSWHALVAADLAGVDEIYKVGGAQAIGAMAFGSTLVPRVDKIVGPGNIFVALAKRMVFGIVGIDMVAGPSEILIVADDTANPEYIAADLLSQAEHDEEAVSILTTPSQALAEAALEAVNRQKERLKRGAIVDASLKNQCRLFVTESLEAAVQLADEIAPEHLELAVDDPVAWAAKINNAGAIFMGHYTPEAIGDYLAGPNHVLPTSGTARFSSPLGVYDFIKRTSLITYSQEALQRASGTVQCLADMENLDAHANAVKVRLK